The segment caaatatttgttataatatcaatttgtttgatcaaattcaaaattttaaatcgttTTCACACCTAAATCGTTGTGTACAAACGATTGCGCTATGTACCATTAATAGTTGGATAGTTTTACCATGAAATATCGTTTTAAACGCGGtcttaaaatgaattttcaatgtgAATAGAGCATAAATGGATGTAATTAATGTATCAGCTTGATTGACCATTGGCCGAGAAatataattgatttttaagtTCGAATTTCCACGACCACTTTTTATTTGTCCAATTTATCAATGAACGAAGGTTAAAATATAAACTATTCTGccttttctttcgttttaagATTGTAGAATAATGGGCATTTCGGAAAACCTTATAGACTTGAATTATTGATTTATATGAATTTAGTTAAAGTTAAGTCGAgaaataaaatgacaaaatttgtACGTTCGACACAAAAAAACAAGcgaaatcaacgcacttcaagcatgagtggtactatAAATatagtactgaaactggacagtgtatcatacaaaCAAAGAACACTGTAAAAGCATTTTCACGTAATTCAAATTTCACGTAGTTCCAGTTCGTAAGTTTGCGGAATGTGCAaccaatagttatttgtgtgtCTGTTgtggacgtttgattttaggcaatttcgcgagttgtagcccgaacgaagtgagggctacatgaaaaagtgcctaaaatcacacgtccaaaacagatactcagaaaatttttcatgtaaggggtcgaaaactcaagaaaaatctcgaaactccctcattttcggcccgacacatgaaaaattatttccattatacatgcgtcgaaaaccgttcttttcatgtttcaagcactattTTCGACGCCcccataactcgggataaaaatgaaaagtctcgttttcttgtgtttattgaccgcgGCTTCgcaaaaaaatcaacaaaattcacacgaaaactctagtcatgtaaaatactatttaatAAGTCGCCTGAAATATAGGTTCTACGAACATACATACCCATGTACACATGAAGTTTGAGTAAAAAGAACTTACGAAGTCAAACTACgatttttacacaaaatatcGAATTCAAGCAATCAGAAAGCTGAATTTTTGGTTGAcgaattggaaatattttacacGGTCTCTTCTGACTACGGAGTTATGcgtaaacattttgtttttgtcagtgttgtcaagcaaatttgaaataaaatttgaaaattcattttgaaaaaaataaattagcgTATGCGATACACGGTGTTTGTCTGCTCTGCATATTGATAATGCttaatttccacttaccaaaaaagtactccgtgtgagagacaaagttgatttttttcaacttttactttgtttattttacagctcgctctctcaaggctctctcacggagtaatttttgttgagtggaaaccatactcaatctgaaatgtaaaattcttGCACTTAGCTATAATCGAATTATATCTGTCATATTTTGGTTGATttcaatgcacttcaagcaaaactGTTTTTAATGACATGACAGCTGtcagagtactattttgtatgaaaaaagaatccaaagtttacagtgccaaagtttgttcgattttttttttttttttttttttttttttttttttttttagaaatgaatttatttattcaaagcgaaaaaaaagactgctcacataCGGCGCGATAGTTTCAgttccagtttcagtactctacgcgcttgaagtgcgttgttgatttccattttatacTAGTTTGTGTATTCGATACATGATATACAACATAGGCGAACTCTTTAAGTCATTTATCACGAGGTCAtaaaaacatgtttttcaCAAACATCTTCAGAATATCAGAAAGGTCGCACCcgaagaatttaatttttactaagAAGTCTTCTGAAATTCAAGTTTAAGGAGTTATTTTACGAAACCGCTCAAAGTTTACACCTACAAGGGGTATGTTTTTCAATGGAGATAAGCTCAgatttaaatgtatttttcaaaCGGTATGTCTGCTTCTGTTCCCAACTTATGAACCATGTACAATATTTGACATTACAATACTTACATTTATAATGGAAACAGAATGCAAAAATCATAATAACTTTTGCAAAAGTCGGTATTTTACACTAATGCGATATTAGTTTACCACTTAGCCAAGTGGAATTGTGGATAAACTTCAAAATGACTAAAAAGTTTACGCTCTGGGACTCTGGATCATATTTGATGACCTGTTGTCGTTTCACAGAAATCTAACTATTTTTCTAAATTCTccgaataatttttatgttaacAATGCACTtacttttataaaatttcatcaCCTCAATCCTTCATATCACTCtatacgaaaataatttattttaattaattcagaTATTCGCATAAAATTTTGTCgataaaaaacagaaatctTCTTAAATCGATCTGAAATACTCTAGCATTGAATTCACAAACAAAAAGTGCAGACcgataaaattgtttgttttataattATCTAGTCGAACCAGCTCTGAACTAATTCCGAACTTTAGAtgcagaacaatttttttcctactGTTACACAATAGCAcgacttttctttttctttactATTGATGGCTAAATGTAAAAGTGATTTTTACACTCAGTCTGTTTTCACTTTCTACCGAAAGAATTGACAAATCGGAGAGAAGATACATTTTTCCGGTCTGAAaggaagaagtttttttttcgccgatgatttcaaatgaaattctaCAAATTAATTGAGTTCGCAAATTTTATTACTGATTTCGTGTCGATACAATCAcactattttcgaaaatcatgGATGGtaactttttaatcaaaatgacGGAAATGTAATAGTTTCTTATTTTCCGGGAACTTTGTAATCGTATCCGTTGGCATCATCAAAAGTAGCTGCTGGTGCTGGCTCTGGTTGGAATTGTTGTGGAGCTGGCTGGTATTGTGGTTGAGGAGCTGGTTGGTATTGTGGTTGTGGAGCTGGCTGATATTGAGGCTGTGGAGCTGGCTGATATTGTGGTTGTGGAGCTGGCTGATATTGGGGCTGTGGAGCTGGCTGGAAATTTTGTGGTggcggtggtggtggtggaggaGCAGGTGGTCCTGCTGGTGGAATGTATTGGTTCGATGGTTCTTGTGCAGGTGGCAAATATGAGCGCTCAACATTTGTTCCGCCGAACAAATGGGATACATCTCCGCTAACAACTGCAATAGCAGCGAGGCAAACAATGAGCAATTTCTGTGGGACAAAAATATGGCATCAGTATCGTTTGTCATTTTATGAGAAagaaagtaaagaaaatcgACATCAGTATCAATatcacaaacaacaaaattttgtctcGGAACTTTTACTTGTCTATGAAAAGGATTTAAGTTTATTctcaccattttcaaaattttcacagaTGAACTGAACAAAGCAAAGAACGTCTTAGCTGGTACTGTTACTGTTCCAGAATAATTGTCGATTAACAATTTCGGCTTATTTATATCGTTTGCAAATATGTGCAAACGCACCTAATGAGCATGTAAACCGGTTGCTGTTTCATGGTATAGAATATTGTTTTAACGAgtacataacaaaaaaatgtaacaaaaaaataaaaacggttTGATGCCATTTATTATACCCTACCCATAACGTGTGATACAGTGGACTAGCATTTTAGGAtgtataaaaggaaaaaaaaagtttcagaaTAGTCTTTGGAAGAGTCAGATTTTTGATGAACATTAAAAATCCTTGCATGGAGTTTCTGAGCCGTCCTTTccgatttttgtcaattttcacttaaatataaagaatttttccgggacttttgaaattggttaaacATCACTAAGTGCTACCAATTCCACTattgaatgatttttgtaCATGGTTAGTGGTATATTGGATGatttgaatcaaaattagGGTTATGTCGCACAAACTGGCTTTTATATTTCTACCTGAGTGAAATAAACCTGACAGGAAGAACCGATATGTGGAATCAATTCGGATGAATTACATGTAGCTACATGGATTGCTAAATCAGTGAAACATACGGTTTCTGGTATAAAATagttatacaaccgagtgataaatgcttttttaggcactagatgtggaGACCGCAggtcgagtgtgacaatatacatcgtgtgcctaaaaaatcatctatcaccgagttgtatacgtttttcgcaataaaggcaacggaaggTCCTACTTTtagtcacttgttgcgaaaaagatttttctctttaaatgTTCTAATGTCTTATTAATAAGTATTATattaaacgttgaaataaaaaaatacaaattcggAGATATTTAAATCAAAAGCGCAGAAGATAACGAAGATATCTTTCTTTTACGAACTTTATATCTgcgtttttgaattttttatctgcCGTTTATTGCGATCCCATTAATAAAAGAAGGCTCTACATATAATAAAGAACGGAAACCTCACCTTCGGGATTCATAAATTCGCAGCTAAAAAAAGCCGAAGAATTGTTTCAGAAAAGGCGGACCACAATTTTATAGGTTCttctgagggattcttttgaaaacgtACCTatcgaaatcggacgcatttttcataggactttttgatatgtacCTTGAACggtattggtccctagaagTTAAAACTGCTAGAAGTGTAAGAGATGTAAGAGATGTAAGAGTAGAAGAGATGTAAAAACATGTACTTTTCTTATGGAGTCCATTCCAGATATAGGAAAGCTACGTAATCGTTTGTAGTGTTgttggaaaggtaattgcgAGTACTTTCGGGGCAGATAGGGTCTCATTGGGATTAAAATTCATCTACACTGAGATACAAGCAAGCACACAGTGTTTAATTGAtagaagtttctttttttttaaattttcgatcaaatgTAAGATTTGATCGGTAAAAGAAGATGAAAAGAAGGTTTTACATAGAATAAAAGCTGACAGTCGAGGGCGAGGGTGTACAAATCATAGTTTCTGACGAAATGGACTTTTTGTGCACAGAATAGACTTTGTGTAAAAATAGCAGAAAGACCGAGCTTTCCGACGACACCAAACATGCATGAGTAGTGACACGATGAATGTACCTTTTAAcgataaatttaagaattggTTTCTCTACTCAAAGATCAACGAACACGGAaacaatttgataaaaaaaaaattctgtagCATATAAGGCTGACACACGTTTTCGATGTCAGCGAACATAGctcaatataaaataattctgTTTTCTCTTCGCTCTGACTACAAAACGTCAATCTTGTTGGATTTACCAGTTTTCTTcgtaaaaatatgttttgcaCAAACATCTTCACAATATCGGAAAGGTCACACCcgatgaatttaatttttacgaAGGAATCAAGGATAATTCAAGTTTACGAAGTATTTTTACGAAACCGCGTAAACTTTGTGTCTTCACCTACAACGAATAAGGTTTTTGTTCTAACCGCTTTCACTTGAAATAAGCTCAGATTTAAAATCTATTGTCTACCGGTATGCATGCTTTTGTTCGCAACTCATGATGTATTTTTACATTACTTTACTTACATTTACAATGGGATCAGAATTCTAAAAtcactaggtcccacctgttgggcgggtcgggtcccttgactgataatttttccaaaataattaaccAATTATATTACACTATTATaaatatcttaatttattttaactgattttttcatctCATATCAGATTAATCGTCTACAAAGAAGCGCATCCGATaaagacacaatgaaattctattgTGTTTTAAAGCCTTTTTCAgtgatcacattttcattgaaagaacgttcgtgcctatttttcaaatatacgttGGCTCTCATCGCAATTTTACGAGTGTAAAAATCTTACCAAAtcaaaatgacatttgacACCGCCAAAATTAActgctttatttttttctattactctGCTTGATACTTTGCCGCAAACTGCTCGCTCGTCcaagctgtctaatattgcaatacgataccgcaactcgtgtgaattacgaccctcgcttcgctcgggccgcaaacttcacactcgtcagagttgtctaatattaggtttggtctaatcgcaaacttctcgcttgtccgagctgtctaatattgcaatacgataccgaaactcgtgtgaattacgaccctcgcttcgctcgggccgcaaacttcacactcgtcacttgtctaatattaggtttggtctaatcgcaaacttctcgcaaggccgagctgtctaatattgcaatatgataccgcaactcgtgtgaattacgaccctcgcttcgctcgggccgtaAGCTTCACACTCGTCGAAGTTGCCTAATGTTAGAATTGCTTCACTTTTGTAATACTATATACTCACTGTATAGATATATGCTGCttgttaattatcaaatataaaaatcaactatcaattatcaaatacCAATAATCGAATATCAATGatattgttcatttattacattgcatttctattttttgggGTAACTTCCGAAGCGTTGATCACACATAGCTTATCGTCGAACTTAACCTTCCAAATGTCAGATGtataattttaggaaccaaaatttttcactattttctgccagtcaagggaataagacattaaattatcaattgtcaacagagtaaaatcctgtttttctggaatagtttccagataCGTAGGCCCACATGACCTATCTTCCAACTATCTTTGTGTGGTTACAAACATTTCAGTGAAGGGAATTATCAATTaccaataattatcaattatcaattataagcagcgtaaaatgaatttttctggaatagctTTCAGATCCTTGGGCCCGACATGGCCCatctttgaattccattcctcgtcgattaaaacaaattttattaaaatcggttaagaatgaCTCAAGTCATCTCAAGTCGTGACAAATagattacaaacaattacgtttctcataacatttcataaaatgtcacaacacattaaattttcaatattaattttcaattaacatgtattatcaattatcaacagaggaaaatcctgtttttctgaaatagtttccagaaccttatcccGACATGGCCCATCTTTGAAATTAACCTCAGGGatcccattcctcgtcgattaaaaaaaaacataaaaatcggttatgaattaatcaagttatcgtgattacaaaaaaaataggttacaaacaattacgttttccctcacatttcatacattttttaggttacaaacattttatggtattttctggcgtaagacccttgactttcagccaagggaacaatattattattaccaaTTATCAGTTATTAcagttacattttatataataatatcaccacaacacattaaattatcaaaatatcaattatcagcactgtattatcaattacaattatcaacaattaaaattatcaataaaatcatgtttttctggaatagtttccagaaccttatcccgacatggctcatattcgaacttaacctcaggaatttcattcctcgtcgattaaaagaaaaatcatcaaaatcggttaagaattactcaagttatcgtcgtgacaaaaaaaaatatttcaaacatttaaagttttgataatttttcatacactgtatggttactaacattttagggtattttctggcataagacccttgactttcagtcaagggaataataacTTTTGCAAAACTTGGTATTTTTAATAAGAAAACTAATATTAGCTGACCATTCAGCGAAGTGTAATTGtggttttaaatttaagaataCACAAAAATGATCATGCACTGAAAACCCGAAATGGCTGTGTCCCGCATATTTGGACTTGGCATACTGTATCAAGTTTGATTTCCATTATTCCTGTGTTACTTACAATTATAGTTGTGTAATGAATGTGAAACAACTATAATTGAGTAGAGCTATGCACTAACCGtcacaaaaagacatttcccaaataattttttttttcggttcattcaTATCTCTCCTCAATTATAAGATACTTATAAGATAACTCCTATCTAACTGACATACAAGaatctttttttaaagttttctagAAAAATCTGCACAACCCTTATTTAGACATCATTTGTACACTAAGTTTCAAGATGTAAAATATATCAGTCTATTTCGTGTGCAGAGGATCTTTAATCTGGTTGTCATTGCAATCAATAGTTCTAATTCTAAGGACGTTAATGATAATCTGAGATTCATATCATACTGCAATTAGATCGGTTACAAAACACACATTGctaaaccaaatttcattGATATGCGATGAAGTCTTTCGTATGTTCGTTGTTTGTTATAACCAAGGTGGATAGAATTTTTTATATCGTTGCTAGAACGTACAACACGATGGATTTGATTAGCTTAACACTTGTAAAATTACATCAGCACTTCCGTTCTTCATACACGGGGTTGATATAATTGCTTAAATTCGCATTAAAAGTTTTCGACAAAAAACAGATAGATCTGACatacttttattttgaatgtataAACATCTGGGTGAAGACCTataaaattactaattttctcttttattgTCTCGTCGATGCAGAGAAGATACCTGAACGATCTTTAAACTTGAACTTGaacatgcacaattaactgATGCCTTCTTTCACATCGCACTTTAATCTCTCAAAGGAGTAAAACGATCCTTGCTTCcctttgaaattgattttttaacaAGTGTGGGCTCAGCTCACTGTATCCTTTATCCTTGGTAGGTAACTTCTTTTTCCAGAAAGACTTAATATCGGGGAAAATACGTTTTTCCGGTCTAAAAGTAAGCAGTCTTTTTTCGCCGatgatttcaaataaaattccacAAATTAATTGAGTTCGCAAATTTTATTACTGATTTCGTGTCGATACAATCAcactattttcgaaaatcttgGATGGTAACTGTTTAATCAAAATGACGGAAATGGAATAGTTTCTTATTTTCCGGGAACTTTGTAATCGTATCCGTTGACATCATCGAAAGTAGCAGCTGGGGCTGGCTCTGGTTGGAATTGTTGTTGTGGAGCTGGTTGGTATTGTGGTTGTGGAGCTGGTTGGAATTGTTGTGGTggcggtggtggtggtggtggaggtGGTGGAGGTGCATATTGAGGCACTGGAGCTGGTTGATATTGCTGCTGTGCTGGTTCGTTTTGTGGTGGTCCTGCTGGTGGAATGTATTGGTTCGATGGTTCTTGTGCAGGTGGCAAATATGAGCGCTCAACATTTGTTCCGCCGAACAAATGGGATACATCTCCGCTAACAACTGCAATTGCAGCGAGGCAAACAATGAGCAATTTCTGTCGAACAAAAATATGGCATCAGTATCGTTtgtcattttatgaaaatgaaaatcagcACCAGTATCAAtatcacaacaacaaaattttgttttagaacTTTTACAAGTCCATTCAATATTAAATTCTTACAATTCAATATTCttaccattttcaaaatttttcacagaGATGAACTGAACAAAGCAAAGAAGATTACGTCTTAGCTGGCTGTTCCAGAATAATTGTTTATTAACAATTTCGGCTTATTTATATCATTTGCCAATATGTGCAAAAGCACCTAATGAGCATGTAAACCGGTTGCGACTTTCTGGTATAGAATATTGTTTAATGagtatacaacaaaaaaaattgaacaaaaaattagaaaCGGTTTGCCGCCATTCATTATACCCTACACATAACGAGTGATACAGTGGACTAGTGTTCAAAGCACTTTGGGATGTATAAAGGGAAAAATAAGTTTTagaaaaagatttgaaaaagGCAAATTTTTCCTGAACATCGAAAAAAGAAACCATTACAAGGATCTTTGATTCGTCTTTTCCGACTTTTGTCGATTTTCACGGAAAATATAAGAAGTTTTCACATTCcacttgttttgtttttactgtTTGTGGTGTTTGTGCCAATttgagaaacttttttttcgctaaatGATTATTTCAATTCTTTCCGGGACTTTTAAAAGTAGGTTAGGCATCACTAAGTTCTACTAATCGTAATAAAAGAATCtctaaaacataaatttgcaAAGCTCTCCATGCAAAGTGGGTGAGTTTGATTTACTATCGAATGATTTCGGTAGATGATTGGATTAGTGGTAAATTCGTTATATAACGTATATTGGATGATTgagaaaaaattatgttaataTGCCTCAAACTGGCTTAAAATGTATCTACCCGAAATGAACTGAGTTTAACACTGTATCAATGAAAAGAACAGTTTTTGAACGGTGAGCTTGAACTAAGTCTAAATAAAAAGGTGATGCGTATGGAATTTTGtcacgaaaaattgtttttagggTCAAGAACATACTTCTTTGTTCTGGCATAATGTGTTctaaaattgttctacggtatgcccctaaaaatatttagtttttttataGATCCAATgttgtttgcatttttcaatcaattctgTGCTTCAAAAAGACTCCATAAAAACCTAGTGACATCACGTAGAACGAATTTTGCTCATAAACATGTGTCCCGTCCgtctacgaaaaataaaatgaggtCTGTTTGTAACAATCGTTTTTCCATCAACTTTGAAAGAAttctaaaaatgtatggaaaatgtcgtatttgttaaaaatttgctgGCGTGTAAACTGTAAAGTAACTTTTTCATTTAGACTTggttcaagctcaccgtgttTGGTCTAAAAGATAGAAGCTTTTTTTCGATCAAATGTAAGATCTGATCGATAAAAGAATATGATGAAAAGAAGGTTCTACGTAAAATAAAGAGCGTGCAGCCCAGGGCCAGTTACTGGAAACCTCACCTACAGAATTTTATAAATCTTATCTGAAAAAAAGgttataaaaatagaattttacgatcgtttcattttcatagcGTTACGTAACGTTTTTATAGCACTATGGACATTGCGTATGATACAAAAAAGTCTAAAATCGCAATGAATTTACGATTgaccgaataaattttttctggTTGAAAATTGCATCAACATGCAACCTTAACTTATATAGTGGGCCTTTTTTATCtcggaaaatatttaagataaatattttagaGTTTTATAAATTTCTCGCTTAAAAAGCGCACTTTTCTGACCGCAAACCTCGATAGAAAGAAGCCTTTGCGATTCGCATATAAACATCACTGTTTGCTTTATACATAAGCCAATACATAAGCTTTATGGTCGAGTATATAAGTTTTGTAGTTGAACTGCCAAGGTACATAGATGACGCGTTTATCTACACACAGAATGTGTCGAATAAAGTGCGTTTGAGCGCTTAAcctataaacatttttatatatttctcgTTTAAAAAACGCACTTTATCTGACCGCAAACCTCGATATAAAGAAGGCTTTGGGATTCGCGTATAAACATCAAATAGATAAGCCAATACGTAAACTTTATAGTCGAGTATATAAGTTTTATAGTTGAACTGTAAAGGTACATAGATAATGTGTTTATATACACACAGAATATGTGATTTGTTTTTGGTCAAATAAAGTGTGTTTAAACGCTCAAtgtataaaaaattttattctacAAGAACTGTAAAGGGTATTTTATGTTCGAGGAATGGTAAATGGTTCGAGACgaagtataaataactattaaaagTCGTcaatgttcccagtcaataaagTGTTTCCAGGTTATAAcattttggcacaaaatttcaaaatccttgaacgaattcaaatttcacgccaaaatatcatagactgGGAAGCACTTAgatgactgggaacatcggtGACTTAAAACTCTTCTAAATCTAAAATTGGGTTCTCTAAATATGAACACACTGTAGAtctgtaaaatatattttggtgTTGGAGCTGGCAAACGGgcccaaaatttaattttccaatcGAAGTTGATCTATCTCGATGCAATTTCTAAATATTGTTTCAGAAAAAGTCCACATAAGTTAATACAGTAGGctcaattagattttttttataaaataaaggaAAGAACTTAAAAGCTTgtgaatacaaaattgaaatgattgtTGATGATACCCTAATTGTGGTCATTATATTACAgggagagaaaagtgaaattcgacatgttttctgttttgggaatttatttatttgtttattgatcaataaacAGGCCTTTCGACCCAATAACATATTAATCATTTACAAATACTAAACATAAGTTctttaagaaaaattgaaatcaaaatccatTATCCATTCCAGTCACTACTGATCTAAGTCCATATTCATTCCGGTACTCATGACCGAACTATTGAACGATCTAAACGAATCATCAAAGATATTACAACTGGAAAAGTACTTGTCGTGTTGATCTTGCATTCTATTTAGTGGTTCATTCTGTTCGGCATTACTTGAATATGTCGTTGTGTAGAAAATCGGTCTGCTCACCCCAAGATTCATTCTGGTTAATCTCCCATGGTTGTGAAACGT is part of the Bradysia coprophila strain Holo2 unplaced genomic scaffold, BU_Bcop_v1 contig_13, whole genome shotgun sequence genome and harbors:
- the LOC119073078 gene encoding circumsporozoite protein-like, with the translated sequence MKLLIVCLAAIAVVSGDVSHLFGGTNVERSYLPPAQEPSNQYIPPAGPPAPPPPPPPPQNFQPAPQPQYQPAPQPQYQPAPQPQYQPAPQPQYQPAPQPQYQPAPQQFQPEPAPAATFDDANGYDYKVPGK
- the LOC119073079 gene encoding sulfated surface glycoprotein 185-like; protein product: MKLLIVCLAAIAVVSGDVSHLFGGTNVERSYLPPAQEPSNQYIPPAGPPQNEPAQQQYQPAPVPQYAPPPPPPPPPPPPQQFQPAPQPQYQPAPQQQFQPEPAPAATFDDVNGYDYKVPGK